AGGAAGGTGGTTCGCTATGGCAAAACCAGTTAAAATTGATACAGAGTTTATAACATTAGGTCAATTCCTAAAATTAGCAGATGTTATTCAATCTGGTGGGATGGCTAAATGGTTTTTAGCTGAATACGAAATCTTTGTGAATAATGAACCTGAAAATCGCCGTGGTAAAAAGCTAAGAGATGGTGATGTTTTATATATTCCTGATTTCGGCACATATATTGTGAAAAATTAAAGTTGGTGTACAAATTTTGTTTATAAATGAGCTGAAATTAAAAAATTATCGTAATTATGAAGAATTGACGATTCAGTTTGAAAATAAAGTGAATGTAATTTTAGGTGAAAATGCACAAGGTAAAACCAATGTGATGGAATCAATCTATGTGCTTGCTATGGCGAAGTCACACCGAACTTCAAATGATAAAGAGTTGATTGGCTGGGACAAAGAATATGCTAAAATAGAAGGTAGTATCGAAAAATATAATCGCTCAACTGCCCTTCAATTAGTTATTTCTAAAAAAGGCAAAAAAGCAAAATTAAATCATATTGAGCAAGAGAAACTCAGCCAATACGTCGGGGCAATGAATGTGATTATGTTTGCACCAGAGGATTTGAATTTAGTAAAAGGAAGCCCTCAGGTAAGGCGAAGATTTATAGATATGGAAATTGGTCAGGTTTCAGCTATCTATCTGCATGATTTGAGTCGTTATCAAAAAATTATGCAACAGCGTAATCATTATTTGAAGCTGTTACAGATGCGCAAACAAAAGGATCAAACGATGCTTGATGTTTTAACTGAACAACTGTGTGAAGCTGCTGCAAAAATTATTTATAAACGTTTGCGGTTTATTTCTGAGCTCCAAAAATGGGCTGAGCCTGTGCATTCAGGAATAAGCAGAGGCTTAGAAACGCTAAAAATCAAATATAAACCCTCTGTGGATGTATCAGAAGATTATGATTTGACGAAAATGATAGAAGCATATGAACAAAAATTTGCTAAAATAAGAGAGAAGGAAATTGAACGGGGGGCAACTTTAGCAGGCCCGCACCGGGATGACTTAACCTTTTATGTAAATGACCATGATGTGCAAACCTTTGGTTCACAGGGACAACAAAGAACCACTGCTTTATCGTTAAAACTAGCGGAGATTGACCTGATTCATAATGAGATAGGAGAATATCCAATCCTCTTGCTTGATGATGTTTTATCCGAACTAGATGATTATAGACAATCACACTTATTGAACACCATTCAAGGCAAAGTTCAAACGTTTGTAACAACAACAAGTGTCGAAGGAATTGATCATCAAACATTAAAAGAAGCTGCTACTTTCCGTGTAAGAGCAGGAGAGCTTGCTGACGATAAAAGAGGTGACTAATTTGTATATTCATCTGGGAGACAATTTTGTTGTACCATCAAAAGAGGTCGTGATGATATTGGATCGACACTCTTCACAAGATTCCGCCATTGTAGATGAATTTTTTCAAAAGCAAAAAGAAAGAATTGTTCAACTCGCTAATGGTGAAGCAAAATCTATTATTGTGACGGTTAATAAAATTTATTTCTCGCCTTTATCATCAAGTACATTAAAAAAACGAGCACAAGTTGCTTTTGATATAGATTAATTAAATGATGAAAGTCTAGCTTCTTAACAGAAAGGGCTTTAGAGTATGGCTTTGAGTGCAACGACAAGTAAGCTTTAGGAAAAGTGTAGGTGATCAATGTGACGACGGAAAATAACCAAGTCCAACAACAATCATATGATGAAAATCAGATTCAAGTTTTAGAAGGTTTAGAGGCAGTTCGTAAACGTCCAGGTATGTATATAGGATCTACGAGCAGTAAGGGTCTGCATCATTTGGTTTGGGAAATTGTTGATAATAGTATTGATGAGGCTTTAGCGGGCTTCTGTGATGAAATTAATGTCACCATTGAAGAAGATAATAGTATTACTGTTAAAGATAATGGACGTGGTATTCCTGTAGGGATACATGAAAAAATGGGACGTCCTGCAGTAGAAGTTATCATGACAGTATTGCATGCTGGAGGAAAATTTGGTGGTGGAGGATACAAAGTATCAGGTGGACTCCATGGTGTAGGGGCATCTGTTGTTAATGCTCTTTCTACAGAATTAAATGTAACAGTTCATCGTGAAGGAAAAGTTCATTTCCAAAGATTTAATAAAGGTATTCCAGCAGCTGACTTAGAGGTAATTGGTGAGACGGATGTTACAGGCACGATCACCCACTTTAAGCCAGATGCGGAAATCTTCCAAGAAACAACTGTCTATGATTTTGAAATATTAGCGAACCGTATTCGTGAATTAGCATTTTTAAATCGTGGATTGAAAATTACGATTGAAGATAAACGAGAAAACAAACGTTCAAATGAATACTACTATGAGGGCGGAATTAAGTCATATGTAGAGCATTTAAACCGTACGCGCGAGGTTATTCATGATGAGCCGGTTTATATTGAGGGAGAAAAAGATGGTATTACAACCGAAGTTGCTATTCAGTATAATGATAGCTACACAAGTAATATTTATTCTTTTGCGAATAATATTCATACCTATGAAGGTGGAACACATGAAGCAGGCTTTAAATCTGCATTAACTCGTGTAATCAATGACTACGCTCGTAAAAATAAAATATTTAAAGATAGTGATGATAACCTTTCTGGAGAAGATGTTCGAGAAGGTATTACAGCAATCATCTCTGTTAAACATCCAGATCCCCAATTCGAGGGTCAAACAAAAACGAAGTTAGGTAACTCTGAGGTTCGTACAGTAACAGATTCTGTTTTCTCTGAAGCATTTGATAAATTCATGTTAGAAAATCCTTCAGTAGCTAGAAAAATCGTTGAAAAAGGTTTAATGGCTGCAAGAGCCCGTTTAGCTGCAAAAAAAGCTCGTGAATTAACAAGAAGGAAAAGTGCATTAGAAATCTCAAGCTTACCTGGTAAGTTAGCGGACTGTTCTTCTAAGGATCCTTCTATTAGTGAGATTTATATTGTTGAGGGTGATTCTGCAGGTGGATCTGCAAAACAAGGAAGAGACAGACACTTCCAAGCGATACTGCCTTTAAGAGGTAAAATTTTAAACGTAGAAAAAGCAAGGCTTGATAAAATTCTTTCAAACAATGAAATAAGAGCGATTATAACCGCACTTGGAACAGGTATCGGTGAAGATTTTGATATTATAAAAGCCCGCTATCATAAAGTTGTTATTATGACAGATGCGGATGTAGATGGAG
This genomic stretch from Metabacillus sp. B2-18 harbors:
- the gyrB gene encoding DNA topoisomerase (ATP-hydrolyzing) subunit B, which produces MTTENNQVQQQSYDENQIQVLEGLEAVRKRPGMYIGSTSSKGLHHLVWEIVDNSIDEALAGFCDEINVTIEEDNSITVKDNGRGIPVGIHEKMGRPAVEVIMTVLHAGGKFGGGGYKVSGGLHGVGASVVNALSTELNVTVHREGKVHFQRFNKGIPAADLEVIGETDVTGTITHFKPDAEIFQETTVYDFEILANRIRELAFLNRGLKITIEDKRENKRSNEYYYEGGIKSYVEHLNRTREVIHDEPVYIEGEKDGITTEVAIQYNDSYTSNIYSFANNIHTYEGGTHEAGFKSALTRVINDYARKNKIFKDSDDNLSGEDVREGITAIISVKHPDPQFEGQTKTKLGNSEVRTVTDSVFSEAFDKFMLENPSVARKIVEKGLMAARARLAAKKARELTRRKSALEISSLPGKLADCSSKDPSISEIYIVEGDSAGGSAKQGRDRHFQAILPLRGKILNVEKARLDKILSNNEIRAIITALGTGIGEDFDIIKARYHKVVIMTDADVDGAHIRTLLLTFFYRYMRPIVEKGYIYIAQPPLYKIQQGKRVEYAYNDKQLDSYLAEMPDQPKPGIQRYKGLGEMNPDQLWETTMDPETRTLLQVTLEDAIEADETFDTLMGDKVEPRRNFIEENAQYVKNLDI
- the remB gene encoding extracellular matrix regulator RemB encodes the protein MYIHLGDNFVVPSKEVVMILDRHSSQDSAIVDEFFQKQKERIVQLANGEAKSIIVTVNKIYFSPLSSSTLKKRAQVAFDID
- the recF gene encoding DNA replication/repair protein RecF (All proteins in this family for which functions are known are DNA-binding proteins that assist the filamentation of RecA onto DNA for the initiation of recombination or recombinational repair.) yields the protein MFINELKLKNYRNYEELTIQFENKVNVILGENAQGKTNVMESIYVLAMAKSHRTSNDKELIGWDKEYAKIEGSIEKYNRSTALQLVISKKGKKAKLNHIEQEKLSQYVGAMNVIMFAPEDLNLVKGSPQVRRRFIDMEIGQVSAIYLHDLSRYQKIMQQRNHYLKLLQMRKQKDQTMLDVLTEQLCEAAAKIIYKRLRFISELQKWAEPVHSGISRGLETLKIKYKPSVDVSEDYDLTKMIEAYEQKFAKIREKEIERGATLAGPHRDDLTFYVNDHDVQTFGSQGQQRTTALSLKLAEIDLIHNEIGEYPILLLDDVLSELDDYRQSHLLNTIQGKVQTFVTTTSVEGIDHQTLKEAATFRVRAGELADDKRGD
- the yaaA gene encoding S4 domain-containing protein YaaA — its product is MAKPVKIDTEFITLGQFLKLADVIQSGGMAKWFLAEYEIFVNNEPENRRGKKLRDGDVLYIPDFGTYIVKN